The following coding sequences are from one Humulus lupulus chromosome X, drHumLupu1.1, whole genome shotgun sequence window:
- the LOC133807032 gene encoding xanthotoxin 5-hydroxylase CYP82C4-like, with amino-acid sequence MELSLQILTPLSLFTSVVVFLYYVYVLLGFKTAKKSTTTHQEAPEPSGAWPIIGHLHLLGGEDQLLYRTLGAMADKHGPVFNIRLGTRRAFVVSSWEVAKECFTINDKALASRPTTVAAKHMGYNYAVFGFAPYSPFWREMRKIATLELLSNRRLEMFKNVRISEISVGIQDLYSSWVQNGSRPVLVELNRWLEEVTLNMVVRMVAGKRYFGASAASEDSGEARRCQKAISEFFRLIGIFVVSDALPFLWWLDLQGHEKAMKKTAKEWDSILEGWLEEHRKKRACRKGKAEEDQDFIDVMLSLQDEGGLSNFQYDPATSIKSTCLALILGGSDTTAGTVTWAISLLMNNTRVLKKVQEELDLHVGRDRQVEDSDIKNLVYLQAIVKETLRLYPAGPLLGPREALEDCTVAGYHVPAGTRLVVNVWKIQRDPRVWSNPEEFEPERFLTSHAHVDMRGQQFELIPFGSGRRSCPGASFALQVLHLTLSRLLQGFEFKNPLRGPVDMGESPGLTIPKATPLEVLLTPRLSRELYGL; translated from the exons ATGGAGCTATCTCTCCAAATATTAACACCTCTTTCTCTATTCACTTCTGTAGTGGTCTTTCTCTACTACGTTTACGTTTTACTCGGATTTAAGACAGCAAAAAAGAGCACAACTACACATCAGGAGGCTCCAGAGCCGTCCGGCGCATGGCCAATCATTGGCCACCTCCACCTTCTTGGTGGCGAGGACCAACTTCTCTACCGAACCCTTGGGGCCATGGCCGACAAACATGGTCCGGTGTTCAACATCCGGCTCGGAACTCGCCGTGCATTCGTTGTCAGTAGTTGGGAAGTGGCGAAAGAGTGCTTCACCATCAACGACAAGGCGCTCGCCTCGCGGCCCACCACTGTAGCGGCCAAGCACATGGGCTACAACTACGCCGTCTTTGGTTTCGCGCCGTACAGCCCCTTCTGGCGCGAAATGAGGAAGATTGCCACGCTAGAACTCCTCTCCAACCGCCGCCTAGAGATGTTCAAGAACGTCAGGATTTCAGAGATTAGCGTCGGGATTCAAGACCTGTACAGTTCATGGGTTCAGAACGGTTCGCGTCCAGTTCTCGTGGAGTTGAATCGTTGGTTAGAAGAGGTGACTCTTAATATGGTGGTGAGAATGGTGGCGGGAAAACGTTATTTCGGGGCATCAGCCGCGAGCGAGGATAGCGGCGAAGCAAGACGGTGCCAGAAGGCAATAAGTGAGTTCTTTCGTTTGATTGGGATATTTGTGGTTTCGGATGCGCTGCCGTTTCTATGGTGGTTGGATTTGCAGGGCCATGAGAAAGCAATGAAGAAGACGGCTAAGGAGTGGGATAGCATACTAGAAGGGTGGCTTGAGGAGCATCGAAAGAAGAGGGCTTGTCGAAAGGGCAAAGCCGAAGAGGACCAGGACTTTATTGACGTTATGCTCTCTCTTCAGGATGAAGGAGGCCTCTCCAATTTTCAGTATGATCCCGCAACCAGCATCAAGTCTACCTGTCTG GCACTTATACTAGGAGGGAGCGACACCACAGCAGGGACTGTAACATGGGCGATCTCATTACTAATGAACAATACTCGAGTGTTGAAAAAGGTACAAGAAGAGTTAGACCTCCACGTGGGCAGGGATCGGCAAGTTGAGGATTCTGACATTAAAAATCTGGTCTACCTTCAAGCTATTGTAAAAGAAACCCTTCGCCTGTACCCAGCTGGGCCCCTCCTAGGGCCCAGGGAAGCCTTGGAAGATTGCACCGTAGCGGGGTACCACGTTCCAGCTGGCACTCGCTTAGTGGTTAATGTGTGGAAGATTCAAAGAGACCCGAGGGTTTGGTCAAACCCTGAGGAATTTGAACCGGAGAGGTTTCTCACAAGCCATGCCCACGTGGACATGAGAGGTCAGCAGTTCGAACTCATTCCATTCGGGTCGGGTCGTCGGTCATGTCCCGGCGCGTCGTTTGCACTCCAAGTGCTCCACCTGACGCTCTCTCGTTTACTTCAAGGGTTCGAGTTCAAGAATCCGTTGCGTGGGCCTGTTGACATGGGTGAAAGCCCAGGTTTGACTATTCCTAAGGCCACCCCACTGGAGGTTCTTTTGACTCCTCGTCTCTCCCGTGAGCTCTATGGACTTTAG